One Gardnerella vaginalis genomic window, GAATCTCCTTGGCGAGTTCTTGTTCTTACATGGGGTCAGCGAAGCGGATATAATTCCGAAATGCATGTTAGAGGGTATGTTTATATAGCTCTTTCTTTAAGTGACCAATTAGATACTGTTAATACGCTTACACGCTATTGTGTGATGGTTAGTATAACAGTTATTCTTCTTGGTGCTGTTTTAGCTGCTCTTATTATTCAATCTACTCTTGTTCCACTAAAGAGAATCGAAAAAACTGCGTCGAAGATTGCTTCTGGAGATTTAAGTAGGCGAGTGCCTTCCGCCCCAGAAAATACGGAGGTTGGATCTTTAGCTGCTTCGTTAAACTCTATGCTTTCTAAGATTGAACAAGGATTTAACGACCAGGAAGCAATGACTGAGAAAATGAAACAATTTGTTTCTGATGCAAGTCATGAACTCCGTACTCCATTAGCTGCTATTCATGGATACGCTGAATTGTATTACATGTGGAGGGGTGTGCCTGGTCAGCAAGAAAAAGCTGATGATTCTATTGCTCATATTAAGGCTTCTAGTGAAAGAATGACGGAACTTGTGGAAGATTTGCTTTCACTGGCGCGATTTGACGAGGGTAGAGGAATAAATGTTTCTCAGACAGTTAAAGTAACTCCTATTCTTTCTGATGCGGCAAATGATTTGAGAGCGTTAGATCCAGTTCGAGTTATTCAGCAAGGCACTTTGCATTTAGCTGATGACTGGAAGTTGATGAATTGCTCTAAGCCAACAAATTGCAGTCTTGATAGAAAGTTTATTTTTACTCCAGGTGAGTTACCTAAAGTCACTTTAAAGGGTGACGGAGCTAGATTGCGACAAGTTCTTACAAATATTGTTGGAAACATTCATCGCTATACTCCGAGCGATTCTCCAGTGGAGATAGGTATGGGTGTTCTCAAGGCTTCTATTACTCCTGAGGCTCTTCAAAAAATGGGATCTGTATCTCGTTCATTGAAAGAGTTTTTGGAGGCTGCGGAAGTGAGCCAATCTACTGGAACAGGCAGCTCATTTGTGGTTATTCGCGTGGTAGATCATGGACCTGGCGTACCTGAAGAATCTTTATCTCACATATTTGAGCGATTCTATATTGCAGATCCATCTCGCGCTAGAGAAAAGGGTGGTACTGGCTTAGGTATGTCTATTGCTCAGTCTGTTGTTAAAGCTCATCGTGGTTTTATATGCGCTACTACGTCTTGTGCATCTAGGACCAGCAGCGATCAGCTTATTGATGATACAATGGCAGGGAGCGAATCATCTGAATCTAAGCCTCATGGTTTAACTCTTACGGTTGTGTTGCCGAATGTGATATTTGACGATGAGAATAATAAGAAGGTTAAGAATACAGATACTTCTAGCATGGTTACCGATAATAATATTGTAAAAACCGATAATAGTTTAAATTATTAATTATTTTATTTATAATTTTGCTTGTTTTGACATGTTTTTTCGGATAATTTATTGCTTGTGGTTTTTGTTTTAGATTGTTCTGGATTCATGCGCTACAATTGATAAAGCATGAGTCGAGTGAAGATTATGTGGATTATAGTAGAATATGATGATTCGCATAGAATTTAATGAATTCGAGTGAGGTGTGTTATGCCCAACGGGCGTGTTCGTTGGTACGATTCTAAAAAGGGATATGGCTTTATCTGCGATGAGGATGGCAAAGATGTATTCTTGCCATCTTCGGCGCTGCCAGAATCAGTGAAAGAGCTGCGTAAAGGTACGCGTGTTGAATTCTCTGTTGTTGAAGGTCGTAAAGGGCCACAGGCAATGGGTCTCACTGTTGTGGCATCTGCGCCTTCGCTAGTAAAAGCCACAAGACCAAAAGCTGAAGATATGGCTGCAATAGTAGAAGACCTTATTAAACTTTTGGATTCTGCAGGCAATGGTTTACGACGTCGTCATTATCCGTCTACTGCGGAGAGTAAGAAACTTGCTCATTTGTTGCGTGCTGTAG contains:
- a CDS encoding cold-shock protein codes for the protein MPNGRVRWYDSKKGYGFICDEDGKDVFLPSSALPESVKELRKGTRVEFSVVEGRKGPQAMGLTVVASAPSLVKATRPKAEDMAAIVEDLIKLLDSAGNGLRRRHYPSTAESKKLAHLLRAVADNFDVQD
- a CDS encoding sensor histidine kinase, with the protein product MRESKSVDGSLYNNGSKTSGSDNSGLNQSEVSADRNVKAELVTYSGDNPKKTKNKSKSKWLRRHIDAIPLSTRLVACTLVVLTIAAFCISLSIRQLVGSYLLDKTDAQLTDQAQLIYDNIDLLRSKDSGEQAAGPNDYFLQIRDTNNNIITTPLIPKLKGDVVSMPTLPEDGEINNVVVRRRPFTAPARVHGDVKSIDETTAKAAESPWRVLVLTWGQRSGYNSEMHVRGYVYIALSLSDQLDTVNTLTRYCVMVSITVILLGAVLAALIIQSTLVPLKRIEKTASKIASGDLSRRVPSAPENTEVGSLAASLNSMLSKIEQGFNDQEAMTEKMKQFVSDASHELRTPLAAIHGYAELYYMWRGVPGQQEKADDSIAHIKASSERMTELVEDLLSLARFDEGRGINVSQTVKVTPILSDAANDLRALDPVRVIQQGTLHLADDWKLMNCSKPTNCSLDRKFIFTPGELPKVTLKGDGARLRQVLTNIVGNIHRYTPSDSPVEIGMGVLKASITPEALQKMGSVSRSLKEFLEAAEVSQSTGTGSSFVVIRVVDHGPGVPEESLSHIFERFYIADPSRAREKGGTGLGMSIAQSVVKAHRGFICATTSCASRTSSDQLIDDTMAGSESSESKPHGLTLTVVLPNVIFDDENNKKVKNTDTSSMVTDNNIVKTDNSLNY